In the Arachis ipaensis cultivar K30076 chromosome B10, Araip1.1, whole genome shotgun sequence genome, one interval contains:
- the LOC110268353 gene encoding uncharacterized protein LOC110268353: MTEEKKAIVRDLGFGGMMHIPPLRVDHQLLRELANNFKFGENRLKTGYGSFQITPKTIGDALGINATENLFPEKVEYKKLSDDDKIIFRRFQGKTLKSLTDEMMEIGVGNEEERLMFKRIFILYIQMAFLLPTTINKISPVHLVPIFKMDGISERN; the protein is encoded by the exons ATGACTGAGGAGAAGAAGGCAATTGTGAGGGATCTCGGATTCGGTGGAAtgatgcacatcccaccactaAGGGTGGATCACCAACTCTTAAGGGAACTGGCAAACAACTTCAAATTTGGGGAGAACAGACTGAAGACAGGATATGGTTCTTTCCAAATAACACCAAAAACAATAGgtgatgcgcttggcatcaatgcaacag aAAATCTGTTTCCTGAGAAAGTTGAGTATAAGAAACTTTCTGATgatgacaaaataatttttagaagattccagggaaagaccctcaaaagtcttaccgATGAAATGATGGAAATCGGCGTTGGCAACGAAGAGGAACGCCTGATGTTCAAGAGGATATTCATCCTCTAcatacagatggcgttccttttgCCAACGACGATAAACAAAATATCACCCGTGCACCTGGTCCCAATTTTTAAGATGGACGGCATATCGGAGAGAAACTAG